The genomic window GGTCAGCCTGGAGtatcgacgcgacgagcggacTCAGCGCGGAGCCAAACGGCACCAAGATGTCCGGTACCTCGTAGCTTATGTTCATCCTCACAACCGTCCGCCCGTCGGGTCTCTGCACgaacgtcaccgcgcccttGTTGTTCAGCCCGTCGGTGCTGAACCAGTGGATCTTTTCCTTCTTCACCGGCGGGaggtcgcgcgcgacccaCGAGAACTCGAAATCCTGGCCAAACTGATTCGTCTTGAGGAGCCACTTGGTGTCCCCTGGCACGCCCGGCACGGGCTCGACGGAGTGTATCCACGGCATCCAGTTCGGGATCCTGGTCTTGTCCTGCCACAGCTCCCACACCACCGGAAgcggcgccgtcaccgtgACTTCCGCCGTGTTGTCCACCCAGCCCGCCAtcgacgtccgcgctccGTTGGAGATTCCTCCCAGATCTTTCGCTCCGGATAATCCTCGCGACGAGAGCGGGGGCGGTCGAGAagacggcgggcgccgcgcacgacggtCGGCGCTTCCCCGCGAAGGCGCGTGGACGCACGCGACCGCGAAAGCGCGCGACATCCGGCTCCGAATCACACCCCACCCGCGCGACTTCTTGTGTGGACGGAGCGGGAGGCGATTCAGCGGTAGGATCGTGACACGGTGGCAGTCGAAATCATTTGGGGTTGTTACTTTTTAGTCTCCCCGAAGGATGCGAGCCTGGCTAGCATCAGGAACCTGGCCCGCGACATGGGCTTCCCCCCCTTGTTATCCCCCACGCGTCCCACCTTTGGCACGTCCCCGTACCCGTGCCCGTACCCGCGCCCGTACCCCTCCCCGTACGGCGCTCTCTCCGGCaagatgccgccgccgttgacgccgacgacgagtcgcAACGCGGGCTCCGACTCGCTCGCCGTCAAAGTCCTTCGTCTCGCCCGCGCCTTTGAACCCGCGAACACCTCCTGCGTCACCCAGTGGCTCAGTAACCCGATCGGACCGGTGATCAACGTGAGCAACAGCGTGTGCGCCACCGGTAT from Micromonas commoda chromosome 11, complete sequence includes these protein-coding regions:
- a CDS encoding hypothetical protein (expressed; conserved uncharacterized protein) → MAGWVDNTAEVTVTAPLPVVWELWQDKTRIPNWMPWIHSVEPVPGVPGDTKWLLKTNQFGQDFEFSWVARDLPPVKKEKIHWFSTDGLNNKGAVTFVQRPDGRTVVRMNISYEVPDILVPFGSALSPLVASILQADLERFGTFSSKVVAAMGAGKRR